A single genomic interval of Gouania willdenowi chromosome 10, fGouWil2.1, whole genome shotgun sequence harbors:
- the LOC114471028 gene encoding D(1) dopamine receptor-like, translating into MDVLNFTRVIDDGFFDKAPPNRILTGCFLALLILTTLLGNTLVCAAVTKFRHLRSKVTNFFVISLAVSDLLVAILVMPWKAVTEIAGFWPFGSFCDTWVAFDIMCSTASILNLCIISLDRYWAISSPFRYERKMTPRVACVMISVAWTLSVLISFIPVQLNWHKAYVNSYISHTGSTVSVESNSTFYHSQENCDSSLNRTYAISTSLISFYIPVAIMVATYTQIYRIAHRQIRRISALERAAESAKIRHDSMGRGSSIVESESSFKMTFKRETKVLKTLSVIMGVFVCCWLPFFILNCMVPFCEQSSGKEAFPCISPTTFDVFVWFGWANSSLNPIIYAFNADFRKAFSILLGCHRLHPGGHNVETASLNKK; encoded by the coding sequence ATGGATGTCTTAAACTTCACAAGAGTCATCGATGATGGATTTTTTGACAAAGCGCCACCGAATCGCATCCTAACTGGTTGTTTCCTTGCACTGCTCATCCTCACCACTTTATTGGGAAACACACTGGTCTGTGCAGCCGTTACCAAGTTTCGACACCTTCGCTCCAAAGTCACCAACTTCTTTGTCATCTCGCTGGCTGTATCCGACCTCTTGGTAGCCATCCTGGTGATGCCCTGGAAGGCTGTGACGGAGATAGCTGGTTTCTGGCCGTTTGGCTCCTTCTGTGACACCTGGGTTGCTTTTGATATCATGTGTTCCACTGCGTCCATTTTGAACCTCTGTATCATCAGCCTGGATCGCTACTGGGCCATATCCAGCCCCTTCCGCTATGAAAGGAAGATGACACCCAGAGTGGCTTGTGTGATGATCAGTGTGGCCTGGACACTGTCTGTCCTTATTTCCTTCATCCCCGTGCAGCTCAACTGGCATAAAGCTTATGTGAACTCCTATATCTCTCACACTGGGAGCACTGTCTCTGTGGAATCAAACTCCACATTCTACCACAGCCAAGAGAACTGTGATTCAAGCCTAAACAGGACCTATGCCATCTCCACCTCTCTCATTAGCTTTTACATCCCTGTGGCCATCATGGTGGCGACTTACACCCAAATCTACCGCATTGCACACAGACAAATTCGGAGGATCTCTGCCCTGGAACGGGCGGCTGAAAGTGCCAAAATTAGACATGACAGCATGGGCAGAGGCTCCAGCATCGTGGAGTCTGAGAGCTCTTTTAAAATGACATTCAAGCGAGAGACAAAGGTGCTGAAGACACTGTCAGTCATAATGGGCGTGTTTGTTTGCTGCTGgctcccatttttcattctCAACTGCATGGTGCCCTTCTGCGAGCAGTCGAGCGGCAAAGAGGCTTTCCCGTGCATCAGCCCCACCACGTTTGACGTGTTTGTGTGGTTCGGCTGGGCCAATTCTTCACTCAACCCCATCATATATGCCTTCAATGCTGATTTCCGCAAGGCCTTCTCCATCCTGCTGGGCTGTCACAGGCTGCATCCAGGAGGGCACAATGTTGAGACGGCTAGTCTAAACAAGAAATGA